The sequence below is a genomic window from Chloroflexota bacterium.
CCGGCGGCCTGAATGATCTCAACCAACTGTGACGCATTGAGAATTGCAATTTCGAATTGCTGATAGTTATGTTCACCGAGGGCCGATTCCCCCAGAGCATGTTTGCTGAGATGCACATCCTGATAGAAACGCTGAAACTCGGCGCGCAGCGCCAGAATGCGCGCCAGTTGGAGTTGGGCACACGGCTCGCGCGGCGTGAGTTTGGCAACTTTTTTGAGTAGATAGGCTGCCGGATCCCAGGCATGACATTCAATCGCCGCTTCTGCCAGGGCGTAATAATCTTCGGGCGCACTGCGTTGGGCGCGCTGATTTTCGCCAAATTGTTTCATGGCTTCATCGAAGAGTTCGTCGGCTGCGGCTCCGCCCCCCTGACGGATGCGTAAGCGTGTATGTAAAGCCAGCGCCCGCGGGTGCTGTGGATCAATTTGGAGGGCGCGGGTGAGCACATCGGCGGCTGCAACCTCTTCGTTGTTTTGCAGGGCCAGTTCCCCTAGCAGGCAATAATAGGCCACGGCGCTATCATTGGCGTGTTGCTGGGGGTGCATGCCCGCGGTTGTGGCGAGAATAGCAGCGGCATCTTCATCGCGCAGCATGGCGATAGCAATTTGCCCTCCGATGGTCGCGGCGAGTGTGCCTTCATTTTCGCTGCCGTTTTCCTGAAAACCATGCAGCGCGCTTTGTGCCCGCACGGCCGCCTTTGGCAAATCACCGAGCAAGCGCAAGATCAGCGCGGCCTGTAAATTCAAGTGCGGATCGGTTGGGTTTTCGGCAAGTTGGCTCTCAACCCATTCGCCAGCCTGTTCCAGTTGTTCCATCTCGAGCAGTAATTCCGCTTTTTCGATGACCAATGATGAATCTGCCGGGGCGATTACAAGGGCTTCGTCGAGCGCTTTGAGGGCGCTGGGATGATCTTTTAATTCTTTTTGTGTGGCAGCCAGCTTCTTCAGCAGGCCTAGCTGCATTTGCGTGTGATCTTGCTCCGAATCTTGCTGCGCCATACGAATAGCACGCTCAAAACTTAAAATCGCTTGCTGGGGGCTATCGGTTGCCAACAGACCTTCAGCGGTTGTACCCAACTCGGCAGGAGTCACATTTTCCATGATCGAAACCTGTTCAAAAGCCCGGCGCGCAGATGAATGTTCATTAACCTGTAGCAGCACTTGTGCACGTTTCAAGTGCAAGCACGATTGCGACACATTCTTTTCAATGTTCTGATTGAGCGCGGCTAAAGCCTGTTCGGGCGCCTTCAAGTCCAGCGCCTGATCGACGAACCACAGCACTCTCTCTGGAGTGGCGGGTTCAACTCGCAGGACTACCTGCGCGGTTTCCAGCGCTTTTTCCGATATTCCATTGACGCGATACGCCTGCGTCAGCAAGCGCGCGATCTGGGGGTCATCGGGGTATTGCTGCCCAAAGTGTTCCAGGACCCCCAGGGCGATTTCGTGCTGTTCTTCGGCCAAAGCCAGCCGCCCCAGATTCAACGCCAGCGATTTTGCCTGCAACGGGTTTTGTTCGAGATTGATGCTCAACGCGGTGCGATAAGCCGTCAGCGCGGCTTTTGCATCGCCGGAGCGCTCCAAAACCTCAGCCATTAGCGCCGTGGCTGTGGGGTTTTTGGCATCGCGCTCAAGAATTCCCTTGAGAATTGCTTGCGCGTCTGTGTCACGCTCGCGCATTGCCATGAGCGAGCGGGCGTAATCCAATTCAATTGGGGTGTTGCCGGGTGTTTCCAGAAGTGGTTCAAGCAATTCAGCGGCTTTCTGAGGCTGTTCTGTCGCGATAAGGCTGCGGGCATAGCTATGCACCAGGGTATTGGTATGGGGCGCTTGCCGATAGGCGCTTTCGAGTTGCTGGCGGGCTTCTTCGGCGTGACCAAGCGCCAACAAAGTATTTCCCAATGCAAGCTGGATTTCAATGGTCAGATTTCCCGCTGAGGGCTGCGTGGCTGTATCGGCGAGTTCACTAGCTTTGCGGAAAGCCGCCAATGCCTGGGTAGCATCGCCTTGCTGTTGATAGATTTTTCCGAGCGCCAGATGAACATCGGGAGCCTCCGGCACGGACCTGGATGCGGTTTGCAGGGTGTGGAAGGCTTGCTGCCATTCATGTTCTTGCTGGTAAAAATCGGCCAGCGCCAGCCAGGGATCGCTGATGAGGGGGGAAATTTGAATCGCTTTTTCAAAAAGTTGCCGGGCTTCATTGCGCTGTCCCAATTCAACGAGCGCCTGTCCCATCAACGCGGTTGCTGCGCCATCGTGCGGATCGCTTAGAATTAACCCTTGTGCGGCTTCGGCGGCGCGCTGCGGATGACCGGCGCGCAACGCAGTTTTCGCCAAAGCAAACTGGTCATCCGGGGAAGGAGTCTCGGTGGCATGCAACAGTTTTTGGCGAATATCATAGGCTTGTTGCCACTCATCAAGCAATTCTAGCCCTTCAGCCAGGTCGCGTTGCAGGGTTGTATTCTTTGGCTCCAGCGCAACTGCCAGATGCGACCAGTGCAGCATGGGTTCAGCTTCGCCGGTGCCGCGATAGGCTTTTGCGAGTAGTTTTGCGGTAGCGGCGCTATTCGGGTTCTGTTGAATATAATTTTCGCCGACCTCAATGGCCTGTGTGTGCATCCCTAGTTCCAACAGCAGATTTGCTAAGGCGCTGGCGTCCCAGGTATACGTATTATCAGTGTTGACGAGTTCGATAGCCTGTTGCGCCAACTCGCGCGCGGCTGCCAGGTCGCCGCTAAACATGGTAATCCTTGCTTTGGTGATTAGAACCAAAGGGCTATTTTCACTTTCGATATTATTCAGCGGCTCAGCCAGCGATTGCGCCGCGGCGAGATAGCCGTGATCGATGAGGGCCATTACGAGATTGGCGGTCTGATCGGAGAGCGCCTGCCCGCCCGCTTGCTTCCAAAGTGTCAGCGCTTCTTCCGGGTTGCCTTCTTGAATGGCGCTTTTTGCCAGTTCCAGCGCAATTGAAATTTGAATCTGGCTGGCTGCTTTTTGTGCTGAAATCAACGTCGCGCGGGCATCTTGAGCGTCCCCGGCGATTTGTTGTTCATCGGCCTGGTGAAGCATACTTTGCAGATCGGTGAGCGGCATGTGCAATGAGGCCGTCACACCTTTGGCGCGCGGGTTATGTGTGCGCAGATTGGGAGCAGGCGTAGTGCGCTTTGGGCTGTGCTGGGCGAGTTTGGCGGCGATTTCCGGGCGTTGTTCGCGCAGGGTGTTGAGAGCGGCCAACCGCTCGTCGGCGGGGGCCGCGAGCAGACGTTTTTCGATCTGCTCGAGTTGGGTTTCGGCAGTGAATGGATTGGCAAGCACGGCGTGGATGGCCTGCTCAACGCTGATTGCGTTAAACAGCGTAGCGGGATTGGGAAGTATGGCAAATAGACAGGCCAGCACACAATGATGCAGCGCGGTGTGGGTCAGTTCACCCCAGCGTCGGGGCTGGTTGATGATTTCCAGCGCCAGCAGCCCGGCCTGGGCCAATGTTGGGGTAGTGATATTCTTGGTGGCGGGTTGTGAAGCCAGATATACCTGGGCGATTAATTCGGGGTGGATATTTTTCGCGGCGCGCAGGTGCTGGGTGCGCAGGTCGCTGCCGAGGGCGATCAGGGCCAGATTTGCAGGGGACCAGACCTCGGGGGTAGGTCCTAGCTTATTGATGGCTGCCAGCCTGAAGTCCGCGCTCTGAAGCGCCAGCCAGACGAGAGGGTCTTGCCGCAGGGCGGGAATCACGCGCGGCCAGTCATTTTCCCCCAATGCATTCTTAAGATCAACGATTGCCGATGAGCGCGTCATAGGTCACAGAACCTCCCAGGAAGTATACAGCCAGGCCAAGCGCGATGCCAATTAGCAGCAGTCCGATGAAGAGCAATAGCACACCAACTCCGGCGCTGGTGCGCACCATTTCGTTGGTGGCATTCAGTAAAACCGAGGCATTGCCAACCAGACCGGCGATATCGTTGGCGAGCGCTTTTTGCGCTAGTTTGCTGGTGCTGCTGGTGATGGCGCTGACATCGCGCCCAACGGTGCGGGTGAGAAGGATGACGATTCCGCTGGCGAAGGTGATGGTGCCCAGCAAGAAAAGGCTGAGGATCATGGCGAGTAGAATATCAGCTGAGTTTAAGTTGAGCATAGTGATCTCCTGTTTGCTCTTATGGTGCAAGAATTGTTCCAGATNNNNNNNNNNNNNNNNNNNNNNNNNNNNNNNNNNNNNNNNNNNNNNNNNNNNNNNNNNNNNNNNNNNNNNNNNNNNNNNNNNNNNNNNNNNNNNNNNNNNCTGAAATTCAGGCGAGAGATGGGGCAGGTCTATTATGGCCTCATCGCAGAAAAGCATGGCGCGCTCGATGACGTTGCGCAGTTCGCGGATATTGCCCGGCCAGTTGTGCTGCATCAGGGCCTGCATGGCGCGTTCGGAAATATCGCTGATATTCAACCCCATGCGCTGGTTGTTATGCTGGACGAATAGGCCCACCAGCGCGGGAATATCTTCTTTATGGGCGCGCAGCGGGGGGATGTCGAGATCGACGACTTTCAGACGGTAGTACAGGTCTTCACGGAAGTTGCCCTCGCGCAGCATGGTGGGCAGATCGCGGTTTGACGCGGCCAGAATTTGCACATCCACCTTGATGAGATTGGTGCCGCCCACCCGGCGGAAGGCCTGTTCTTCGATGGCGCGCAGCAATTTGGCTTGCATATCCACCGGCATGGATGAAATTTCATCCAGGAAGAGAATACCAGAATCGGCGACTTCCATCAGGCCATGCTTGCGTTTTTGCGCCCCGGTGAAAGCCCCGGCTTCGTAGCCGAATAATTCCGATTCGAGTACGGTGCTCTGAATGGCTGCACAATTGATTCCGACAAACGATTTGCTGGCGCGCGTCCCAAGCTGGTGAATGGCGCGGGCGAGCACTTCTTTGCCGGTGCCAGTTTCTCCAGTGATGAGCACCGAAGCCGATGCTTGCGCGGCGCGCTGGGCGTGCTGCACCAGGGCGCGCATGACCGGTGTTTTGCCGACGATGAAGTTAAGCTCATTGCGCTGCTGTCCGCGCAGATGATTTAACTCGCGGCGCATGGCGACGATTTTCTGCGCGCGCTGGATGGATTTCTCCAGGCGATTAAATTGAATTGGTTTTTGCAAAAAATCATGCGCTCCGTTCTTCATGGCTTGGACAGCCATATCGATATCACCGTGGGCGGTAATTAGGATAATCGGCGGGCGCGCTTCTATTTGGCTGGTCTCTTCCAACAAATCGGGACCGTAGCCGTCGGGGAGCTGCACATCCAGCAAGATAATATCGGCATTGTCTTGCCGAATTTGAACACGCGCCTCTTCAAGATTGGCCGCGCAGATCACTTCGTAGCCCTCGCCGTTTAAAAAATCACGAATATGCTGGCGGGCATTTTCTTCATCGTCAACAACCAGGATGGTTGCACTCATTATGTGCCTTTCTCTGTAGCTGCCGCAGTTGGCAATTGAATATGGAAAACGGTGGCACCGGGGAAAGATGTCAGCGTGATATTGCCGCGGTGCGCAGTAATGATTTGTTTTGTGATCGAAAGTCCCAGGCCGGTTCCGTTGGGGTTGGTGGTATAAAAGGGGTCAAAAATTTTGGTCTGATGTTCAAGCGGGATGCCAGGGCCATTGTCGGCTAAATCAATCTGGATAATTTCTTTCCCGCTGGGGGTCTGGTCTTTTGAAATTTTTATATTCAGCGTGCCGCTGCCCCGTTCGCTCATCACTTGCACGGCATTGCTGATGATATTGGTAAAAACTTGCTCCAGGCTGCGTTTATCGCCCAACACTTCGGGACGTTGGGTAGAGGTTTGAAGATTACATTGAATATTGGCATTTGCCAGGCGCGGCCGCCAGCGGGTGATGATGCGGTCGAGCAAGTTGTGAACATCCAGAGATGTGAACGTGTACGTGCCGGTGCGGGAGAAGGTTAGCACCGAATCCATCAGCGACGTCAGCCGGTCGCAGTCTTCCAGCATGTGTTGAATACGTTCTTTGTTGGGGTCTTCATCTTTGGCTTGACGATCCAGTAGCTGCAACCCCAGGCTGATATTGTTAATCGGGTTGCGCACTTCGTGGGCAAAAACCGCCGTAACTTCACCCAGCAAGGCGCGCTGCTCCAGTTGTTGCGAGCGAATGCGGATTTGTTCGTGTTCGCTGAGATCGCGCACAATAATCAGCGCTCCGGTAATATCCTGATGATTGACGATGGGGGTGACCGCCAGATCAACCGGGAAGGATTCGCCATTGCGGCGGTGGAGGGTGGTATTACCCAGATTGGGGGTAGCCGTTCCCAGGAGCGCGTTTTCTACCGCCGGGAGCAGTCGATCTGAACCGATCAACACGCTGCCAATGGATTCGCCCAATACTTCTTTTTCAGCATAGCCAAAAACCAACTCGGCTGCGGTATTCATCGAAGTAATTTCGATTTGATGTGAAACAGAAATCACCCCATCGTGAATATTCTCGCTGGCATTCTTCCAGGTGTTGAGCTGATAATTGGTTTCGTGTAACGATTTCCGCAAATTGGCTGCCAGGACATTATTGTGGATGATAGTCCCCGCGAAAGCGGAGAGTATTTTCAATAAGGGTAGAATATAATCGGGCGGCGGTGTATTTCCACTGGCGGCAATGAAACCCAGCCAGGCGCGTGGTTCTTCTTCGGCCACAATTGGCGAGGAAGCCAGATACGCTAACCCCATTTGGCGCGCCTGCTCATGTAAAATTGTATCGGCTCCGCGTTCGCCTTTCTGCCAGAGCGCTGGCTGCATCAAAAAGCTTATATTCGAAGATACAATTTCGGCTGGGAGTAAATCAACTTTTTCGCCCTGGCTGGCGACCAAACGCATACTGGGGTTGCTCCCTTGGCCAATATAGAGTGCCAGCGAACACTCGCTGAGTAGATGGTGCCCGGTGGCTAATACGTTTTGC
It includes:
- a CDS encoding tetratricopeptide repeat protein, whose product is MTRSSAIVDLKNALGENDWPRVIPALRQDPLVWLALQSADFRLAAINKLGPTPEVWSPANLALIALGSDLRTQHLRAAKNIHPELIAQVYLASQPATKNITTPTLAQAGLLALEIINQPRRWGELTHTALHHCVLACLFAILPNPATLFNAISVEQAIHAVLANPFTAETQLEQIEKRLLAAPADERLAALNTLREQRPEIAAKLAQHSPKRTTPAPNLRTHNPRAKGVTASLHMPLTDLQSMLHQADEQQIAGDAQDARATLISAQKAASQIQISIALELAKSAIQEGNPEEALTLWKQAGGQALSDQTANLVMALIDHGYLAAAQSLAEPLNNIESENSPLVLITKARITMFSGDLAAARELAQQAIELVNTDNTYTWDASALANLLLELGMHTQAIEVGENYIQQNPNSAATAKLLAKAYRGTGEAEPMLHWSHLAVALEPKNTTLQRDLAEGLELLDEWQQAYDIRQKLLHATETPSPDDQFALAKTALRAGHPQRAAEAAQGLILSDPHDGAATALMGQALVELGQRNEARQLFEKAIQISPLISDPWLALADFYQQEHEWQQAFHTLQTASRSVPEAPDVHLALGKIYQQQGDATQALAAFRKASELADTATQPSAGNLTIEIQLALGNTLLALGHAEEARQQLESAYRQAPHTNTLVHSYARSLIATEQPQKAAELLEPLLETPGNTPIELDYARSLMAMRERDTDAQAILKGILERDAKNPTATALMAEVLERSGDAKAALTAYRTALSINLEQNPLQAKSLALNLGRLALAEEQHEIALGVLEHFGQQYPDDPQIARLLTQAYRVNGISEKALETAQVVLRVEPATPERVLWFVDQALDLKAPEQALAALNQNIEKNVSQSCLHLKRAQVLLQVNEHSSARRAFEQVSIMENVTPAELGTTAEGLLATDSPQQAILSFERAIRMAQQDSEQDHTQMQLGLLKKLAATQKELKDHPSALKALDEALVIAPADSSLVIEKAELLLEMEQLEQAGEWVESQLAENPTDPHLNLQAALILRLLGDLPKAAVRAQSALHGFQENGSENEGTLAATIGGQIAIAMLRDEDAAAILATTAGMHPQQHANDSAVAYYCLLGELALQNNEEVAAADVLTRALQIDPQHPRALALHTRLRIRQGGGAAADELFDEAMKQFGENQRAQRSAPEDYYALAEAAIECHAWDPAAYLLKKVAKLTPREPCAQLQLARILALRAEFQRFYQDVHLSKHALGESALGEHNYQQFEIAILNASQLVEIIQAAGLDTRTRRAKIAYWMARGQAAFQPSDSHTQALLELPSTVDNLTATLAALRHSAQGPGAAQKAQQLLKPESGRAPEAPILLCQIALALLDENPVLANQAAEKALNKAIRENIVTTPLYHAVRATVAGKLDDPEVELQAIQALLALCDNEAYWYERAADIIAAQHNAAEPLQLAPAIEYLEKALLTEPHSLPLYHKLGHAQVAIGDLPAAIHTYRQATALAPEDHRLWLYLARGYHTQGSIREARASAQKVLNLQPDHETAHLLLAELDLGAGRVENAQRHTAKALRVNPRNPRALLMHAETLTAQGQVAQALAALETAAARMIPTVEL
- a CDS encoding sigma-54-dependent Fis family transcriptional regulator; protein product: MSATILVVDDEENARQHIRDFLNGEGYEVICAANLEEARVQIRQDNADIILLDVQLPDGYGPDLLEETSQIEARPPIILITAHGDIDMAVQAMKNGAHDFLQKPIQFNRLEKSIQRAQKIVAMRRELNHLRGQQRNELNFIVGKTPVMRALVQHAQRAAQASASVLITGETGTGKEVLARAIHQLGTRASKSFVGINCAAIQSTVLESELFGYEAGAFTGAQKRKHGLMEVADSGILFLDEISSMPVDMQAKLLRAIEEQAFRRVGGTNLIKVDVQILAASNRDLPTMLREGNFREDLYYRLKVVDLDIPPLRAHKEDIPALVGLFVQHNNQRMGLNISDISERAMQALMQHNWPGNIRELRNVIERAMLFCDEAIIDLPHLSPEFQ
- a CDS encoding PAS domain S-box protein — encoded protein: MTNFFSRSRNTTQPLLKVEHLGNILDTIDRAALLVDDTGHVIAVNRQVAELTAFTRAELEAFHVDQIVPRASHLLTGRTTAPHSTLPRLSLTTRSQQEISVTISVQSLGKGLPWHLITLERAMLREKKKASEKFTSRLLNRYLPDLIAATQETDPDTALQNVLATGHHLLSECSLALYIGQGSNPSMRLVASQGEKVDLLPAEIVSSNISFLMQPALWQKGERGADTILHEQARQMGLAYLASSPIVAEEEPRAWLGFIAASGNTPPPDYILPLLKILSAFAGTIIHNNVLAANLRKSLHETNYQLNTWKNASENIHDGVISVSHQIEITSMNTAAELVFGYAEKEVLGESIGSVLIGSDRLLPAVENALLGTATPNLGNTTLHRRNGESFPVDLAVTPIVNHQDITGALIIVRDLSEHEQIRIRSQQLEQRALLGEVTAVFAHEVRNPINNISLGLQLLDRQAKDEDPNKERIQHMLEDCDRLTSLMDSVLTFSRTGTYTFTSLDVHNLLDRIITRWRPRLANANIQCNLQTSTQRPEVLGDKRSLEQVFTNIISNAVQVMSERGSGTLNIKISKDQTPSGKEIIQIDLADNGPGIPLEHQTKIFDPFYTTNPNGTGLGLSITKQIITAHRGNITLTSFPGATVFHIQLPTAAATEKGT